From one Dysidea avara chromosome 9, odDysAvar1.4, whole genome shotgun sequence genomic stretch:
- the LOC136265366 gene encoding uridine-cytidine kinase 2-like, with amino-acid sequence MTAAVVEEEKEPASKKRYPRSLEMDETLEVDDCSSEEEEEPVPKKQRQMLQVREMVQMKLFVDTNSDTRLARRVLRDINERGRELEQVLTQYTQFVKPAFEEFCLPTKKYADVIIPRGAENNVAINLIVQHIKDILEGKCYPPSPPSPVYPLVTVNSLTPTSCQDHTDLVVMVTV; translated from the exons ATGACTGCAGCAGTGGTGGAAGAAGAGAAGGAACCAGCGTCGAAAAAACGTTATCCTCGGTCGTTAGAAATGGATGAAACGTTAGAAGTAGATGACTGCAGCAGCGAAGAAGAGGAGGAACCAGTACCGAAGAAACAAAG GCAGATGTTACAGGTGAGAGAGATGGTACAGATGAAGTTGTTTGTTGACACAAATAGTGACACTCGATTGGCTAGAAGAG TGTTAAGAGATATCAATGAGAGAGGACGAGAGCTAGAGCAAGTGTTGACTCAGTACACACAATTTGTGAAACCAGCTTTTGAAGAGTTTTGCTTGCCT ACTAAGAAATATGCTGATGTCATTATACCCCGAGGGGCAGAGAACAATG TGGCCATCAATCTCATTGTACAACATATTAAAGACATTTTGGAGGGGAAATGttaccccccctcccccccaagTCCAGTCTATCCCCTCGTTACTGTCAACAGTCTGACTCCTACCTCATGTCAAGACCACACTGACCTTGTTGTCATGGTTACTGTTTGA